CAGTCGGCTTCCACATTCTGGTAACGGGGCATTTTTTTCCACACCCCAAAGGTTTTAGGCGCCTTGCTGAAACGGGCCACAAAAAACACCGGCCGCACATCTTCGTCGTGGTAGCAGAAGGTCCCCAGCATACGGCTGCCTTCGACTTCCTGCTCCGACACCCACTTAAGGCTGGCGCCGGTTTCGTTGGTCAATCCCAGCCCCAAGTTGAGCAGTACATGGGATTGGCCCGCCGGAAAGGTGAAACGGCTTAAGCCGGTGCGCAGGCTGCTGGTGACCTCCGCCTTGACGGCGTATTTGTCCAGCCGAGCGCTGTAGTAGCCGGGACTGGCTTGCTCATTGCTGTAGCTGCTGCCGTACTCCCGGGCATCCAGTTCGAGCGGCCCCGTGGTGGGCATCAGCAGCAATACGCCCGCATCGGGGCAGCCAACGCCGCTTAAATTCAAATGGCTGAATCCCGTCAGGTAACGGTTCTCGTGGATATACACCCGCGAGTTCCAGGCGGCATCTTTTTCAAACTTGTTTTGCTCGCCGCCATGGGCCACGTTGAAGGGCGACACCGAAGCCAGGGCATTGGGGTACTGGGCGCCCGGGTGGGTGGCGCCGAAGTTTGAGGTACCGATAAAGGGATTCACGTACTGGCTGTTGCCACCCAGGGCAGAGCAGCTGGTCAGGAGCAGACCAAACAGGAATTTGTTCATGGCTGAGGACTTGGGCTTGGCTGTCATGGCTGAGGGCTCATGGTAAAGACCAGTTCACCACCGGCCAGAATATCTGAATGTCGTAAAATATATCCGTTCAATGGCTTGCCGTTCAAGGTAACCTGTTTGACGTAAACATGCTCAGATCCTTGATTAATGGTGCGAATTTTAAAGACGTTACCATTTTCAAGGTGGATATCGGCGCTGTCGACCTCGGGGCTGCCGAGCACATATTCACCGGATACCGGGTCCACGGGGTAAAAGCCCAGCGCACTGAACAGGTACCAAGCCGACATCTGCCCGGCATCTTCGTTACCCGCCAGACCATCGGGCGCTGTGGTGTAAAGCTCGTGCATTATCTGCCGCACCAGACGCTGGGTTTTATGTGCTTCGCCCAGATATTGATAGAGGTAGGGCACGTGGTGGCTGGGCTCGTTGCCGTGGACATACTGGCCGATATAGCCGGAGATCCACTCGGGAAACTCCTCCACGGCCTGGCCGGTACTGAACATGGCATCCAGTTTGGCACTGACACTGGCCTTGCCGCCCATCATCCCGACCATACCCGCCACATCGTGTGGCACAAAGAAGCTGTATTGCCAGGCATTGGCCTCACAGTAGTCTTCCGGGTGATAGGCGTTGGGGTCGAAGGGGAGACGGAATTGCCCATCGGCATCCAGGGCGCGCATAAAGCCGGTTTGGGAGTCAAAATGGCGGCGATAGTTCTGTGACCGAGTGGCAAATTCCTGATAAATATCGTCTTTACCCAAGGCTTTGGCGAGGCGGGCAATAGCCCAGTCATCGAAGGCGTATTCCAGCGTCAGGGCCACATTCCACTTGCGCTCTGTGTAGGGGACGTACCCCTGCTGCTGGTAACTCGCCAGGCCAAATGCGTCTTGCCGTGCGCTCTGCAGGGCGGCATTGAGCAAGTCTTCGCCATCAATATCGGTAAGGCCCTTCAGATAGGCATCGACCAATACCGGCACCGAGTGATACCCCATCATCATGTCGGTTTCATTGCCCTGGAAAATCCACACGGGTAAACGTCCCGCCACCCTGTAATGGTCCATCATGCTGTCCATCATTTCCCGGGTGCGGGCCTGGTCGACAAGGGTTTTCCAGGGGTGCAGCGCCCGGAAGGTATCCCACAGGGAGAAGAATTCGTAGCGTGGATGGCCTTCGGCTTTATGGATTGCGCCATCCGGCCCCTTGTAGCGGCCATCGGTATCCGAGAAGAGTCGGGGGGCGAGGGAGGCATGGTACATGGCGGTGTAAAACTGCCTGAGGTTATCCTCGGAGGCAGACACCCTGACTCTGGAAAGCTCGCCGCGCCAGGCATCTTTTGCGGCCGCCAGGGTGCCCGGGAAGTCCAGCAGCTTGCCGTCGGCCTCAAGGTTTGCCCTGGCATTGTCTATGCTCACCGAGCTGATGGCGGTGTGCACCAGCAAAGACCTGTCCTTTGATTGGCTTTCGCCGAAATCGAAGTTCAGTTCCAGCGCCAGATTTTCAGCAGAGGCCCGGGTTTGAACTCCCGGCTTATCATCAACAGACAGTTTGCCATCTACAAACAGCTGCTGACTGGCGATGGGTTGGGAGAAGCGGCTGTAAAAATACACCCGTTGATCCTCGGCCCAGCCGGTGGA
This sequence is a window from Shewanella zhangzhouensis. Protein-coding genes within it:
- a CDS encoding GH92 family glycosyl hydrolase, which translates into the protein MKKIAALLLTASLAACNQQPSQVQSHEQSPQPTALPNELQPGEAPDPVAYVDPFIGTDGKGKTFPGATVPHGMVQLSPDNGRTGWDWIAGYFYPDNIIAGFSHTHLSGTGAGDLYDISFMPLTRPFKRVQTEGGPADGTLVSHFSHDEEQASPGYYRVRLQDYDIKVELTAAARSGLQRYSFPASANEGVVRLDLGYSRNWDKTVATHVEIIDAYSIGGYRKSTGWAEDQRVYFYSRFSQPIASQQLFVDGKLSVDDKPGVQTRASAENLALELNFDFGESQSKDRSLLVHTAISSVSIDNARANLEADGKLLDFPGTLAAAKDAWRGELSRVRVSASEDNLRQFYTAMYHASLAPRLFSDTDGRYKGPDGAIHKAEGHPRYEFFSLWDTFRALHPWKTLVDQARTREMMDSMMDHYRVAGRLPVWIFQGNETDMMMGYHSVPVLVDAYLKGLTDIDGEDLLNAALQSARQDAFGLASYQQQGYVPYTERKWNVALTLEYAFDDWAIARLAKALGKDDIYQEFATRSQNYRRHFDSQTGFMRALDADGQFRLPFDPNAYHPEDYCEANAWQYSFFVPHDVAGMVGMMGGKASVSAKLDAMFSTGQAVEEFPEWISGYIGQYVHGNEPSHHVPYLYQYLGEAHKTQRLVRQIMHELYTTAPDGLAGNEDAGQMSAWYLFSALGFYPVDPVSGEYVLGSPEVDSADIHLENGNVFKIRTINQGSEHVYVKQVTLNGKPLNGYILRHSDILAGGELVFTMSPQP